The following is a genomic window from Haliaeetus albicilla chromosome 13, bHalAlb1.1, whole genome shotgun sequence.
CTCCTTCTGCCCCCTTCTGTTGCCCTGTACTGTACATACAACCATACCACCCAGTTTTTATTACCCCTGCACCATATCCCATTCCTTAGCACCTATAGACTGCACTCTCTGATCAGTGAGATATGGTGATAAGGTCTTACATCTGACTGGGCAAGCAGGTTCACTTAACTCAGCATCACAGACATTAGGGAAATAAAGTCCTCAGACCAAACACTCTTGAGATTTCTGGGGTACAGTTGTGGCGCGCTCATTCCCTGAGCCTTGTAAGAGAGGTAGAAGGCAGCATTCAGTTCCCTAGACTTTCTTCCACTGGCTTGAatgtgggggggcagggggaaaaagCAGGTTATACTGCATCTtcaaaaaattacaagaaaaaacaacttctgtTGCCGTCCTATTATTTATAAGTGTCACATAGTGGCTTAGATTGGTATCGTATTTCTCTCATTATACATAAAACTTTCTATGAGCTTCCAGGTGTCTGATTCTCTTAAGAGTACACAAAAGATCTTAGTATTTTTACTAGCTCTTTCTACTGTTGCAGCAATGAGGTCAGACAAAGCCATTTCCATTCACACTGGCAGAGTACCTGGCCCATGCTTTCAAAGCCTCAAACCCAGAGATTTTGCCAAATATGTCATCTTTCAACCTGTACTCTTCAAATTGCTTTACTTCCAGCGTGTAAAGCCTACCCTCAGATCccaaacagtttttaaaatagaggATCAGGCCAGCTTCTCAGCATTTGTTAACATGCATGTCTCTAAAAGCCAGCATAACTGCAACCATTCATACTGGTGGAGAATCTGGCCCACTTCAATACAGTATTTCATAAGGCAAAACATACCTTTTAATTCCAGCTCAAGTTATTTCactataaaaaaatacatcatgAACACTAACAGAGCTGAAAGACCATCCTTATACCCCCCATGAGGTACTGCCTACTGTTGCCTGTGAAGATCACTTGCAGAGAAGATGAGCATTTGGCCAAAATCCAGACTGCAACTCAACTTTCTTTTCATCCTTCTTTCAGACAAAATTCCTTGCTTTCCATTTTTGACAACTTCTCCAAAGAGTGTGAAAGCACCATGACGAGACCAACTAATGAAATATTGTAAGTACCTCTCTGCATACAGATGCTGGACGTAGCAAATATggacctcctcctcctgctgtttgtgtgttttttctagAACAGCATGTCTTTTGCTGCCGATTCAGTCACCCTTACAAGTTGCACAGTGGTAATTTTACTGTCTTTAAACCGAGATTTGTGATTTTGATGttcaaaaggaaagggaaaaaaaaaatcaaaaaaaaccaaaaatccccATAATTTCATGAGCTTTACTCACCCCAGCTTCTCTTCTAAATTCTTGAAAGACTTTCAAAACAGggattaaatatttaataagttAATGGCCTACATGGAGACTTTTCAGGCCCTGAGATAATTGCAGTTGTTTGTGTGATTCAAAGAAGAGCTGCtactgttaatattttttgtaCCTATAGAAAGGATAATTAGAAGTCTGTATGTCAGTAGTTTTCCATGGTAGAAATAGAGTCCCTGAGTTAGAAGTGTGATGACCCCATGGAATTGGTTTACCTCTTCTAAATGTGTCTTTTGCTGTCATCGCAGTTCTGTTTGACAGCGTTCAGTGAGACAGTGAGAAACTGTTGCGTTGGCCATACTGGATGACAGAGGCTCTAAACCCGTATTTAATGGGGAAGtttaaggatttgctactatTCATCCCTCTACAGCTAAATGGGAGACCTTGGGACTTCTCACCAGCCCTGACGTGGGGTCAGAGCATTTTACAAGTCTAGAAAAAACGAGGGTATGGTCATAAAATTCCAACAGCTAAATACAGCTGAAATGTGATCGATTCATTGGGGTACTGACTTCCTTGGACACTGTCTTGTTTGCTGGTTGGTGAGGCCTCCTGCACTTGccatttggttttatttggcCTTTTGTAAAGCAACGGCTGCCTTGATTCTCTTGTCACCGCTTCTCatttgctgcctgccagcagcatctttgACTGCCTCGCTTAGTCAGTCCTGTCCACCCCACTCCTAACTGCAAAACCGAAGCACTTCAGGACTACAAAAAGGCAAAGTCCAGGCAGTCAACAAGACCAAGAATATATTGCCTCTATCAGCGGTGACTTTGGGGAGAAGCAAGGTGAGGCGAGGATGTAAACACAGAGCATTAGATCACGTTATAAAGGCAAGTGAAGCGACACCCCAGCGAGGAATATGATCACACAAGTCACCAGTGCCTATGCCAGAGTAATCCCCCTGATTTGGATTGGCATCTGTTACACTCCTACTGTGTATTAGTCTGTCCAGTCTATTGGCTCCTGAAGCCTTTTGCTTTGGTAAATCCCAATCCCAGCAATTCTCTGAGCAGACATTATATTAAGCAAATGGAAGGTCATGATTCACAGGCTGAACGGTCGCAAATTGCAAAGTTTGGGAGCCACAGCAGAAATCAGCTGAAAGTCACGAGCTCTTACTAGAAGAAAACAAGAGCTTGCACATGGCACCATGTTTATATGGCCTCTCAGAAAATCACAATCCTTTTAGGATAACAAGATTGGGAAGTTATTTGCCCAACAGGAATAGCTGAAAAGCAGCTCAGCTTCATTGGCCGGTTAAgaccctgctccagcaaaaTAGTTTAATGTACGTGCTTCAGTAGATGTGGAAGTTTAAGCATGTATGTAAGTTATCCCAAAGCTACCAGTTGTCCTCAACAGAGATGCTTTCCAGGTCTCACACCGCAGGTTAAGTGTTTGCCCACCAAACACTCACAGTCAGGATGATTGAGTAGTTGTGAAATAGGTACCTGTTCTGACAGGGAATCAGAAGAgacactgcttttaaaatgtttcttccttGGTAGGCTTATCCCCACACTACTGATGACCTAGAGATTGAAAAATGTTCACTTTAAACACCTAAAATGTTTATAATTAGGCATTGGGTCCAGTCTAAACTTAATATATTCCTAGCCATCAACATTATCTAGTTAACCATACACTTCTACTCCTCACTTTATAATACTACAAACATCAAATTCCTCAGCACTTCCCAAGTCATACGTAGTCTCAAGACTTTGTTCAGTAAGTGCGTTTCCTACGGGAGATAAGGGTGCACAGTTAAAATCCTTAGGTTATTTTAGCTTGGCTTCTATAACTGTCTGATATACTTATGTGCATCAAACCTACAATCCATCAACTCCAGTGTTACTGTAGTTTGAACTGCAGTCTACTGGCAGCGTGACACGATGGCTTGCTTACAAAGCAATCAAGATAAAGTACTTATTTGTAAGTAAGCTGTATAAGAAAGCATTCCCATGGATGTGACTATGacctctgctgctctccaaGGCTGCTACCCAAAGAAAAGGCATCCTCACAAGGCTTCATTATACGTAAACACTCCTGTAGAAACACATGTAGGAAGTAactgttttaaaactgttatCTGTTGTATTTTACAAAAGAGCATGAGCAGCATGTAACAAATAGTTTACTTCtatttgggggggttgtttttttaatagttacAACACATCGCTGTGGTCAGCAGAAAAGAACACGTACCTGTTTGCAACAGGTGAAGAAACCTCTCCTTACAGCTACTCCGCCATTTTCGATGATGGCGAAGTGACTGGCTTCGACTTTGAGTATGACTTTTGTCAGCCTAAAATACTCACGTGCACTCCAGAACCAGATGCATTTAATCCCTGCGAAGACATCCTGGGATACAGCTTTCTCAGAGTCCTGATCTGGTTTATAAACATCCTTGCCATTGCTGGCAATTTCACTGTACTCCTCGTTCTCATAACTAGCCATTACAAGCTCACTGTTCCCCGCTTCCTCATGTGCAACCTCTCCTTTGCCGATTTCTGCATGGGACTTTACCTGCTGCTCATTGCTTCTGTTGACGCCCAGACAAGCGGTCAGTACTACAACCACGCCATAGACTGGCAAACGGGCAGCGGCTGCAGCACTGCCGGCTTTTTCACCGTGTTTGCAAGCGAGCTCTCGGTGTACACGCTAACGGTGATCACTATAGAAAGATGGCACACGATCACCTACGCCATGCAGCTGGATCGAAAGCTACGACTGAGGCACGCCGTGCCGATCATGCTCGGTGGCTGGATATTCTCCATTTTAATAGCAGCGCTGCCTCTCTTAGGGGTCAGCAGTTACATGAAGGTCAGCATTTGTTTACCCATGGATATTGAAACGGGTCTTTCCCAAGCCTACATACTGCTGATCTTAGTGCTCAATGTTGTCGCCTTCATTGTCATTTGTGCTTGCTACATTAAGATTTACATAGCTGTTCAGAATCCAGAGCTGGTAGCTGCCAATAAAGACACCAAGGTCGCCAAGAGAATGGCAATACTGATCTTCACAGATTTTACCTGCATGGCCCCCATCTCCTTTTTTGCCATATCCGCTGCCTTTAAAGTACCTCTCATCACAGTGACAAACTCCAAGatcttgctggttttattttaccCCGTCAACTCCTGTGCAAACCCATTTCTCTACGCAATTTTCACCAAAGCATTTCGAAGGGATTTCTTTCTGCTGATGAGCAAGCTTGGGTGCTGTAAGAGCCGAGCAGAGCTTTACAGGATGAACTATTTCTCTGCTTATACCTCCAACTGCAAGAACAGCAACTCAGCCACAGCCCCCAGCAAAGCCTCACAAGCGCTGCTGCTCCTGTCGGCATTAGAGAAGCCGTATCCTGCAGTACGAGAGAAGACATCTTACAATGCAAATTAAACTGGAGCGCCAATAGATGCGGCACTTTGCCAGGCCAGTTGTAATTATTTTAGTGACTAGGGATTATTTTATAGTATCTTGAACATttcacaataaataaaaatgccaatCAATAATTCTTATGCAACATAACTGTTCTGACGTTCCAAGtggtattttcccttttcttcttttgtaatGATAGGTGTGGAAGGTGACTATTAGGCAAAACTCTTCTTTGGGGGGAACCAGAGGAGCCCAGGAGTAGTCAAGGTGCTCTTGAAGTTAACAGGTACTGCAGTGATGGCAGTCTGGCTCCTTTCTCTCCAGATCTGCTTCCCTAGGGTATTTAAAGCCTGTCTGCTACCTTTCATGCCTTCTCTTTCCACTCTTATCAGATGTGCTGGCATTATTGGGTTAAAGAAAGGAGCACTAAACTAGATGCCTCCCTTCATTTCATCAACAGAAACTTCCAATTACACAGCCACATACAGCTGGTTAAAGAACAGTGTTCAAGTGGAAGCTTGTAAAGATGTCACCAAGGAGAAAAGCTGACCTGCTGAACCTTTGTTAATAGCAATTTCACAGTTTACATTTCCTACCAGTTCAGACCCAGCTCtaacttactttaaaaaattgacCCATACACAGCCATGTATGATCTGGAAATCACAAAAGATGCAATAGCTGTAAAACCCCACCTGCTGCACCCAGGAATGTATTTTGTATGTCgtacgtgcacacacacaaatcacGTCAGCTGTAAATGCTCCCTCTCAGCAGCAGGATAGCTGCTTCCTGCACAGGCAAGTAAGTGCTGCCTTGTTTTCTCTCCAGGGACAGTCTCatgaattattttcatctgCCCACTCTCCAGCATCACCAGCGCCAGTGGCATTTGGGATGCACTGGGGACTCCTCAGTACTCACAGTCCAACTCCATTCCCAGCAGGTGAAGCAGAGTAGTTACTTTTTAGTAACTGTGTTTTCCCATAAAAATCTATCATTTCTTTCACCATGCATTGCCTGATGCTACGGAGATCCAGATTTGTGGCTGCATTCCTAATTTAAGTAAGAATTGATCATTCCTTTGTTATTGCAGCATATTTACTCTGTCCACAGCAAATAAGCTGTCACCCTCACACAGTTCATTTGCCGTGAGCCAACACCACACCGTATTGAAGTTGGAGATTCAATGTGTAAGTTCTTACCTGCATCACATGGGCCAAACAATCTGTACTGGGTGATAAGCTGCAGATTGCACTGACCACCAGTCAGGATCCCTGCGGGAGTCTGCCCCAGGCACGTCCTAACGAGGCTACGTTCTGCAGTGCCCCGTCTTCTGAAAATGAGGTACTTAGTTATTGGAAAGTTCACAGTCTTCTGGGcaaaaacagatgcaaaagctGCAGACTGCAGATCAAGCCTCTTCCCAGGTTGCTTAGTCTTGACAGGTTGGTCACATTGCCTATGACGGGAGGAACACGAGCACTTACATTTCATCAAACCAATATTGTAGCGCGACACCTACATCTGGCAGTTTATGGTTCACAGAAGgtaaagcaaatgcattttatttaggCTTGTAGTCAAAGTTTTAGCATCTTAGATCACATTCTGTAGATGATGCTCACGGTATCTGAAGACAGATCCTCAGCTGATATCATACGGACCTCCCCTGCACTCAGCAGGGCAGTGCAGCTGTGATCTTAGATCCGTGCTTACTCCAGAACAGTCACAGCCTAACAGTTCTTGATGGCCACCAAAAGTGCAGACTCTGGTATATAAGAAAATGGTATTATTGCAATCACTTTAAACCTcttacattttccttctcaaCTGAGTCCTTTGCTTTCAAGTCTGTGACAGCAAGAGTAAAAATCTGCGTTCCAAAGCACAGCTCTTGTTGCCAAAACACTGCACtgcaaattaaatttgcttCACATTAATGAAAGTGGTTCTTTGTACTAGTGACTGGTTTATCCTTAGCTTATAATTGTGTTAATTAGAAATAACATCTCTGGCCCTCTCTTACCTTCAGCTTAACACCATGATTTCAATCAGTATGAAAGCTCTGTAAGCACAGCCATACTGACGAGCAGTTTGCACACGTGGGGAACGAAGCAGCATCGAGAACAGACGAGACTTAAAACTCTACAGTTTAGCAATCAGTAAAAATTCCGTATGATGCATGTCTTTATACACACCAGCTCCTGAGCTTAGCAGATGAGCAAACAGGACTACTATAGGATATTTAACTGTAATAGACACTAAAGAcactagtggaaaaaaaaaaaacctacctgGCCTGAGGCTTCTCTGTCACCTATCtcaaaactgattttcaaaacttgtTTCTTGAGTCCTGCACACGATTTAGGAGATGGCAAAATAATGTCTTGAGTGGGCAATAACTGATTTACTTCCATTATGTTTCAACAGGACAAGACCTTGCAAGCACACGCTTCCTGTCCACCTACCACATAACATTATCAGGAAACTACATGAAAGAGAAATGAGTTAGAAATAGTGATGACTGATAGTACCTGCCTTACTTCTTTGCTGTTACCTAAGCAGCATTGTGTGAGATCTGtgggcatttttctttttgtacctGCTGTAAGTTGAGTGAAATCTaccatttaggaaaaaattgctggtttaaaaaaaaaaaaaaaaaaaaaggaaggaaaaaacccacaaacaatAGAAGTAATTTATATACTTCAAGTTTTTCTATACACAAAAGtgagcaaataaataaaagcaacgGTTTGATAGATTTAGATTCATGCTAAAGCTTCTCATACAAGTTACACTTGTTATTCTATCTCATTATTTCTGGTAAACTTACCTTCTTTCAGGTGTAAAGTTTTAGACAGCCATTTACTGAAGTATCTTCAATGGCCATAACTGGTATTACACACCTCTTCCCATCACATCTGCAGCAATGTGTTTGTTAAACTGTAAGAAGGGGCAATCAAAAGCTTTAATATGGTAAACTATTCAGATCAAAAACATTCTGATCTGATTACTGCTCAACTCATAGGCTACAGTAATTAGCTAACCAAGCTTACATTttaataagaaacattttttccagtataAAAATTCCTGACCTCAGATACTTTTAGTTGTAAATGTCTTATTCAAAGCTGTAAGTCTTTGCCAAGGTTCATTCAAGAacactggaaacaaaatatAGGGCAATTCTTGTATGCTtagatggaagaaaatgaaagtcgGTCCTACTGCAGGAGTCCCAAGAGACAGTCCATAGCTCTGGCCTGGGAAAACCACTGCAAGCACTTCCAAGGAATATCCACAGTGTAGTTTGGAGGGAGCCAGAAGATCTGCAGCGTTATGAATTCAGTAGCCATTTTCTCAAGTATGGGAAGGGTTGAGATAGCGAGAGCAAAACCCTACTCTAATCCCTAAAGCTTCTATAATTGATAGCTCAGGAAGGCACTGGAGAGACCCCACATCAAGGTTCCTTCATATTGAGGTGCTGGGTTCGAAAATGCAACTAAATGAAAAGCCAGGGGATGCTTGATGGTGTAGCTAAGCCATCTTCAGCATCCCTTTTGATGCAGGCCAGCTCTGACCAGGAGTAACAGCCAGCTATGCATACTGTCAGCAAAGCTTCAGGAGGAAAGATGGCAAACAGCCCTTTGAGATTTTATTTGCTGATAGTACATGTGATttgtgaaaaagcaaaagaggatGAAAAAATACCACCAGTGCCCAACTTGTAAAACGTACAAGAAATTTGGGAAGCAAGAGACCactgttaaaaaatacttctaatCCCAAATGTGCAGTCTATATAATCAATACCATACTTGGACTGCACAGAGGTTGCAGCAAGCTGTCATAAAAATTAACTTGCAAAACTTCAAAGCATAAGAAGTGTTTCAAGAATGGAATAAAAAGGCAGATGAAGCTAACAGGTAGAAGGTATGTAGTATGAATTAGTAAAGCTTAGAAGAGATAAGGGGTCAGAATTCCTACTCTAATActtttcccccccccacacaTCTCAGCACCCATTCATGGAGGAACAAAGTCTGAAAAGGGccagggagagagaagataGGCAGTTGTAAGGATGCTCAGAGCTCCAACTCCTCACCTTCATGTGGAGGCAATTTTTAACACCACAAGCAGAAAGAtgcagcaaagaggaaaaacctgCCCAGCTTTAAAACTAGCTAAAAAATTAGGTACTCTTTAGCCACTTCATTTTAGAGTGACTAGCAAAAACAGGTCCTATTATCAGACACAACATTCAGAaactgcatggtgcttagcgAATGGTGCATATCCAGTCACGTCCCATGGATTCCTATGCCGTGCTACCTCTGCTTCCAGTCTTTTCTGAACCATCGCTATGCTGCCCAAGTTGAAGATGGTCCCACAGTTCATAATGTACACATTTATGGAGCATGAACACCTCAGAGCCTGTGAGAGCATGCTGAAATCTAAAAGCATCTATCATGTGGTAACAGCTGCATTTCCTGTG
Proteins encoded in this region:
- the LHCGR gene encoding lutropin-choriogonadotropic hormone receptor → MVPALLLLLLLLLFLPAAAGGRCPPRCACSQGALRCPPPPRGALPAPPRASFTHLPVKVIPSHAFEGLRDAFIIEISQSDSLERIEASAFDSLPTLSEILILNTKNLLRIEDGAFRNLPRLKYLSICNTGIRQFPDLTQIFSLEAHFILELCDNLRMTTIPQNAFQGMNNESLTLKLYKNGFEDIHSHAFNGTKLNQLILKDNKNLRRIHNEALRGAIGPDVLDISSTALESLPSYGLEAIQVLNATSSYSLKRLPPLDKFSSLLEAALTYPSHCCAFRNLRTEKQNSLLSIFDNFSKECESTMTRPTNEIFYNTSLWSAEKNTYLFATGEETSPYSYSAIFDDGEVTGFDFEYDFCQPKILTCTPEPDAFNPCEDILGYSFLRVLIWFINILAIAGNFTVLLVLITSHYKLTVPRFLMCNLSFADFCMGLYLLLIASVDAQTSGQYYNHAIDWQTGSGCSTAGFFTVFASELSVYTLTVITIERWHTITYAMQLDRKLRLRHAVPIMLGGWIFSILIAALPLLGVSSYMKVSICLPMDIETGLSQAYILLILVLNVVAFIVICACYIKIYIAVQNPELVAANKDTKVAKRMAILIFTDFTCMAPISFFAISAAFKVPLITVTNSKILLVLFYPVNSCANPFLYAIFTKAFRRDFFLLMSKLGCCKSRAELYRMNYFSAYTSNCKNSNSATAPSKASQALLLLSALEKPYPAVREKTSYNAN